A window from Ignavibacteriota bacterium encodes these proteins:
- a CDS encoding alpha-galactosidase, whose translation MSDSFNRREFIKKISVTSASLAFINPLNSNFFSSENPQISNNFFSIYFDEKTGRFNIHQNYGEFSISNATVRANLNFGKISISQKNYSHILSTKNIDDKLGKGKKLEVYSKDLNGELDFQTSFSLYENWNNIIIEAKCKNVSSKNFNIKSIEPICAIEEIGSSLSWINTSKVLTNGAMYYDAGMIHEFGKPYKEPTPYGPTKGGKISSEFNYPADHRVRSWWNVGFFRGYDKEGLVCGFVDNHTGLGEIVVSKYSQNNISIYTESVFAPGTILKTGKEISSNRFMINISQNPYTALEDFAKVTGILNSVRTNSTINGWCNWFYTYEHITEDEVVCNAEFVSKNLKQYGLEYIQIDEGFQRYHGDWEGNTKFPHGMKWLAEKIKYYGLKPGLWIAPYLVSEPVEIFQKNQDWFLKDKNGNFLRVGPWPSLDTDWAKNENPKRYCLDITHPEAEKWFYNLFDKIGNVWGYEMIKIDFVAWSIFSAHHFNDLTATPAQVYRKGFEIIRNAIGNEIHINDCGPGNVSVGFIDSMRIELDQNYGYSKAAWQQYFLDSSSSAPAAAKRYYFHKNAWVNDADHICINHLSIPQAQAAATIIGLSGGNIISGDRLSDLDFSRLEILKKILPQFGEAAKPVDLFDSDKQNIFITKIKKSFAEWNVVGIFNPTEDLIEKEITFERLWLNPKTIYLGYDFWMEKFVGEISNSLKIKLLPQSVTLLSLHEKTGNPQFISTDRHILQGAHEVENIFWSSEKNTISGTSLGILKTSHNVAIYIPGGQNWVQGRNSIHHDFENYSLKFMDDNIVRVHVKFEKSEKVNWEINFNESFK comes from the coding sequence ATGTCGGATTCTTTCAATCGAAGAGAATTTATAAAAAAAATTTCTGTTACAAGTGCTTCATTAGCTTTTATAAATCCGCTAAACTCAAACTTTTTTAGCAGTGAAAATCCGCAAATTAGTAATAATTTTTTCTCAATTTATTTTGATGAAAAAACCGGAAGATTTAATATTCATCAAAATTATGGTGAATTCTCCATTTCGAATGCAACAGTTAGAGCGAATTTAAATTTTGGTAAAATTTCAATTTCGCAGAAAAATTATTCTCACATTTTATCTACAAAAAACATTGATGATAAACTTGGCAAAGGAAAAAAGTTAGAAGTTTATTCAAAAGATTTAAATGGTGAATTAGATTTTCAAACTTCGTTTTCACTTTATGAAAATTGGAATAACATAATTATTGAAGCTAAGTGCAAAAATGTTTCTTCCAAAAATTTCAATATAAAAAGTATTGAGCCAATATGTGCAATTGAAGAAATTGGAAGTTCACTTTCTTGGATTAACACAAGCAAAGTTTTAACAAACGGTGCAATGTATTACGATGCCGGAATGATTCACGAATTTGGAAAACCTTACAAAGAGCCAACGCCGTATGGTCCAACTAAAGGTGGTAAAATTTCTTCGGAATTTAATTATCCGGCTGATCATCGGGTAAGAAGTTGGTGGAATGTTGGATTTTTCCGTGGATATGATAAAGAGGGGTTAGTCTGCGGATTTGTTGATAACCATACCGGGCTTGGCGAAATCGTTGTTTCAAAATATTCACAAAATAATATTTCAATATATACAGAATCAGTTTTTGCACCAGGAACAATTTTAAAAACCGGTAAAGAAATTTCTTCAAATCGTTTCATGATAAATATTTCTCAAAATCCATATACAGCTTTAGAAGATTTTGCAAAAGTAACGGGAATTTTAAATTCTGTAAGAACAAATTCCACAATTAACGGCTGGTGCAATTGGTTCTATACTTATGAACATATTACGGAAGATGAGGTTGTATGCAACGCAGAATTTGTTTCTAAAAATTTGAAGCAATACGGTTTAGAATATATTCAGATTGATGAAGGCTTTCAACGTTATCATGGCGATTGGGAAGGAAATACAAAATTTCCTCATGGAATGAAATGGCTTGCAGAAAAGATAAAATATTATGGATTAAAACCTGGGCTTTGGATTGCACCGTATTTGGTATCGGAACCGGTAGAAATTTTTCAGAAAAATCAAGATTGGTTTTTGAAAGATAAAAATGGAAATTTTCTTCGAGTTGGACCTTGGCCAAGTTTAGATACAGATTGGGCAAAGAATGAAAACCCAAAACGTTATTGTTTGGATATTACACATCCGGAGGCGGAGAAATGGTTTTATAATTTATTTGATAAAATTGGAAATGTTTGGGGTTATGAAATGATTAAAATTGATTTTGTTGCATGGTCAATTTTCTCTGCACATCATTTCAATGATTTAACAGCAACACCAGCACAAGTTTACCGAAAAGGTTTTGAAATTATTAGAAATGCAATTGGAAATGAAATACATATAAATGATTGCGGTCCGGGAAATGTTTCTGTCGGATTTATTGATAGTATGCGCATCGAACTTGATCAAAATTATGGTTATTCAAAAGCTGCTTGGCAGCAATATTTTTTGGATTCTTCAAGCAGTGCACCGGCTGCTGCAAAGAGATATTATTTTCATAAAAATGCTTGGGTAAATGATGCTGATCATATTTGCATTAATCACTTATCAATTCCACAAGCTCAAGCTGCCGCAACAATAATTGGATTAAGCGGCGGAAATATAATTTCCGGTGATCGACTTTCAGATTTGGATTTTTCTCGTTTAGAAATTCTAAAAAAAATTCTTCCGCAATTTGGAGAAGCTGCAAAACCGGTTGATTTATTTGATTCGGATAAACAAAATATTTTTATCACTAAAATTAAAAAATCATTTGCTGAGTGGAATGTAGTAGGAATTTTTAATCCAACAGAAGATTTAATAGAAAAGGAAATTACATTTGAAAGACTTTGGTTAAATCCCAAAACAATTTATTTAGGTTATGATTTTTGGATGGAAAAATTTGTCGGTGAAATTTCAAATTCATTAAAAATTAAATTGCTTCCGCAAAGTGTAACATTGTTATCACTTCATGAAAAAACCGGAAATCCGCAATTCATTTCTACAGATCGGCATATTTTGCAAGGTGCTCACGAAGTAGAAAATATTTTTTGGAGTTCTGAAAAAAATACAATTTCCGGTACTTCATTAGGAATTTTAAAAACGTCACACAATGTTGCAATTTATATTCCGGGTGGACAAAATTGGGTGCAAGGAAGAAATTCAATTCATCATGATTTTGAAAATTATTCACTCAAATTCATGGATGATAATATTGTCCGAGTTCATGTAAAATTTGAAAAAAGTGAAAAAGTAAATTGGGAAATTAATTTTAACGAAAGCTTCAAATAA
- a CDS encoding MFS transporter, with protein MFNSKCSWSNIPNGFICNFQKIGRVRTYTIALAFSAIGYFYIAFLGKFEGNFYLGMFLTGIGWSAVISIVFSIVTERINQNKMGLFMGIFNLAVVLPQMMSQGVANIISETQNYQLLYILCGIFISFSVVFWLFIKEPRSTAEITSSIKGGH; from the coding sequence ATTTTTAATTCTAAATGCAGTTGGAGCAATATTCCCAATGGTTTTATCTGCAATTTCCAAAAAATTGGAAGAGTTAGAACTTACACAATTGCTTTAGCTTTTAGCGCAATCGGATATTTCTATATTGCATTTTTAGGAAAATTTGAAGGCAATTTTTATTTGGGAATGTTTTTAACCGGAATCGGTTGGTCGGCTGTAATTTCAATTGTATTTTCAATTGTGACTGAAAGAATAAACCAAAATAAAATGGGTTTGTTTATGGGAATTTTCAATCTTGCTGTTGTACTTCCACAAATGATGAGCCAAGGTGTTGCAAACATTATTTCCGAAACGCAGAATTATCAGTTACTTTATATTCTTTGCGGAATATTTATTTCATTTTCTGTTGTTTTTTGGTTATTTATAAAAGAGCCAAGATCAACAGCAGAAATTACTTCGTCAATTAAAGGCGGACATTAA
- a CDS encoding MFS transporter codes for MLEIQKKLTNTFYSILALPATAVGFALSTQIAALSWILNKKYGLNIHEVAFVWLAGPLAGIFGQVIVGMISDNVWFLKGRRRPFIMIGGIVGSLMFLALPQIGVISKATGITSIIFIASIIALLLDLSVNVTFNPARSIIADLTPEGKKRTSGYVWMQVISGTFGVLAYFLSMVYGNETLLLIAAIFVFACSIFPILLIEEPRELPGLVETNKDSHSVLDIVKSIFPLYGFLVFGVFSLIFHFYQNELRFMHNPLLILSLVYTVIIGTWIIIKGKSAESDKNEFQKIMLAHTFTWIAFQSMFVMSGFFIDKQIIPNIDLTNVFANKFAEFLTGVMQTKDTTTGNIVSLGFLILNAVGAIFPMVLSAISKKLEELELTQLL; via the coding sequence ATGTTAGAAATCCAGAAAAAATTAACAAACACATTTTATAGTATTTTAGCTTTGCCAGCTACAGCTGTTGGCTTTGCGCTATCAACACAAATCGCCGCATTGAGTTGGATACTAAATAAAAAATATGGTTTGAATATTCATGAAGTTGCGTTTGTTTGGCTTGCCGGACCGCTTGCCGGTATTTTTGGTCAAGTTATTGTTGGAATGATTAGTGATAATGTTTGGTTTCTAAAAGGAAGGCGAAGACCATTTATAATGATTGGCGGAATTGTCGGATCATTGATGTTTTTAGCTTTACCACAAATTGGAGTTATCTCCAAAGCTACGGGAATTACAAGTATAATTTTTATTGCGTCAATTATTGCGTTACTTCTTGATTTATCCGTAAACGTAACATTCAATCCGGCAAGATCTATAATTGCAGATTTAACTCCGGAGGGGAAAAAACGAACTTCCGGTTATGTTTGGATGCAAGTAATTTCGGGTACTTTCGGCGTGTTGGCATATTTTCTATCTATGGTTTACGGAAATGAAACTTTACTATTGATTGCCGCAATTTTTGTTTTTGCTTGTTCAATATTTCCAATTTTGTTGATTGAAGAACCAAGAGAATTACCCGGATTAGTTGAGACAAATAAAGATTCACATTCAGTTTTGGATATTGTTAAATCAATTTTTCCATTGTACGGATTTTTAGTTTTTGGTGTATTCAGTTTAATATTTCATTTCTATCAAAATGAATTACGATTTATGCATAATCCTTTGTTGATTCTTAGTTTAGTTTACACCGTTATTATTGGCACTTGGATAATTATAAAAGGTAAAAGTGCAGAATCAGATAAAAATGAATTTCAAAAAATTATGCTTGCTCACACATTTACGTGGATTGCTTTTCAAAGTATGTTTGTGATGTCCGGATTTTTTATTGATAAACAAATAATTCCAAATATTGATCTTACAAATGTTTTTGCAAATAAATTTGCAGAATTTTTAACTGGAGTTATGCAGACAAAAGATACAACAACCGGCAATATTGTTTCACTGGGATTTTTAATTCTAAATGCAGTTGGAGCAATATTCCCAATGGTTTTATCTGCAATTTCCAAAAAATTGGAAGAGTTAGAACTTACACAATTGCTTTAG
- a CDS encoding cyclomaltodextrinase N-terminal domain-containing protein, which translates to MKFRKIYFNLIFLANILLIAQQPKINKIEPPNWWSNHTFNKIQLMIYGENLSHANLISLDEKINISSIPHKNENYLFAEIEIENSAQPKIYNFLISNKFGVDTLQYQLLEKNNSENIHQGFSTEDVIYLIFPDRFVNGDTSNDFIANEKEEFEFKDLNGRHGGDIRGIIDKLDYLHDLGITVIWITPLVENNMYMSYHGYAATDFYKIDPRFGSNELYKKLVDEAHKRGIKIILDHVANHIGSNHEWISKPPTPTWINGTTQNHLPAEHDKVVYVDVHADKRNIEFANKGWFVDTMPDLNQTDSLLAKYIIQNTIWWIEFSGLDGIREDTYPYSDPEFMSIWAKEILTHYPKLNIVGEVWKGDPAVLAKFQTNNYFPNEFDTNLPVVTDFAIRDALYDYLDGNSGLLKIYETFGQDFVYSNPDNLLTFFDNHDTDRGMFAAKWNLEKFKKALTIILTSRGIPQIFYGTEIGIDGGGHHGKIRAEFPGGFPKDSLNAFVEGGRNSNQNEIFNFTKKLLNLRKNNEAMRIGKFVQYFPKDNVYVYKKVLDNIEIVIFLNDGNQEYQIDLSRYLSTNNFENIETKNLLNENLPEIKFDEKFILPNNSISIWEFKHKN; encoded by the coding sequence ATGAAATTTAGAAAAATTTATTTTAATCTTATCTTTTTAGCAAATATTTTACTCATCGCACAGCAGCCAAAAATTAATAAAATAGAACCGCCAAATTGGTGGAGCAATCACACTTTCAATAAAATTCAATTAATGATTTACGGCGAAAATTTATCTCATGCAAATTTGATTTCGTTAGATGAAAAGATTAATATTTCTTCCATTCCTCATAAAAATGAAAATTATTTATTTGCGGAAATAGAAATTGAAAATTCTGCACAACCAAAGATTTATAATTTTTTAATCTCCAATAAATTTGGAGTTGATACTTTACAATATCAGCTTTTAGAAAAAAATAATTCTGAAAATATTCATCAAGGATTTTCCACAGAAGATGTAATTTATTTGATTTTTCCGGATAGATTTGTTAATGGAGATACTTCAAATGATTTTATTGCAAATGAAAAAGAAGAGTTCGAATTTAAAGATTTGAATGGAAGACACGGCGGCGATATTCGAGGAATTATTGATAAATTAGATTATCTTCATGATTTAGGAATAACTGTAATTTGGATCACTCCGCTTGTTGAAAATAATATGTACATGAGTTATCACGGTTATGCGGCAACTGATTTCTATAAAATTGATCCACGGTTTGGAAGCAATGAACTTTACAAAAAATTGGTTGATGAAGCTCATAAAAGAGGAATTAAAATAATCTTAGATCACGTTGCAAATCATATCGGAAGCAATCATGAATGGATTTCAAAACCTCCAACTCCAACATGGATAAATGGAACTACGCAAAATCATTTGCCAGCCGAGCATGATAAAGTTGTTTATGTTGATGTTCATGCAGATAAACGAAATATTGAATTTGCAAATAAAGGATGGTTTGTTGATACAATGCCGGATTTGAATCAAACTGATTCTTTACTTGCAAAATATATTATTCAAAATACAATTTGGTGGATTGAATTTTCCGGACTTGATGGAATTCGTGAAGATACTTATCCTTATTCTGATCCGGAATTTATGTCAATTTGGGCTAAAGAAATTTTAACACATTATCCAAAACTTAATATTGTTGGTGAAGTCTGGAAAGGCGATCCCGCAGTATTAGCAAAGTTTCAAACCAATAATTATTTCCCAAATGAATTTGATACAAATCTTCCGGTAGTTACAGATTTTGCAATTCGTGATGCACTTTATGATTATTTGGATGGAAATTCCGGGTTGCTGAAAATTTATGAAACTTTCGGGCAAGATTTTGTTTATTCAAATCCCGATAATCTTCTTACATTTTTTGATAATCATGATACAGATCGAGGAATGTTTGCCGCAAAATGGAATTTGGAAAAGTTTAAAAAAGCTTTAACAATTATTTTAACCTCAAGAGGAATTCCTCAAATATTTTATGGAACGGAAATTGGGATAGATGGCGGCGGACATCATGGAAAAATTAGAGCAGAATTTCCCGGTGGTTTTCCGAAAGATTCATTAAATGCTTTTGTTGAAGGTGGAAGAAATTCCAACCAAAATGAAATTTTTAATTTCACGAAAAAACTTTTAAATCTCAGAAAAAATAATGAAGCAATGAGAATAGGAAAATTTGTTCAGTATTTTCCGAAAGATAATGTTTATGTGTATAAAAAGGTTTTAGATAATATTGAAATAGTTATATTTTTAAATGATGGAAATCAAGAATATCAAATTGATTTATCAAGATATTTATCAACCAATAATTTTGAAAATATTGAAACAAAAAATTTGCTAAATGAAAATTTACCCGAAATAAAATTTGATGAAAAATTTATATTACCAAATAATTCAATATCCATTTGGGAATTTAAACACAAAAATTAG
- the smpB gene encoding SsrA-binding protein SmpB, which produces MKEESKNITHNRKARHDYAILQTLEAGIVLVGTEVKSCREHKANLVDSYAKIDSNGEVWLIGAHINEYTQGNRFNHIPNRDRKLLLNSKEIRKLDRQIMEKGNTLIALSLYFKKGKVKVELAVAKGKKSYDKREAIAKKDMQREAERKIKL; this is translated from the coding sequence ATGAAAGAAGAATCAAAAAATATTACGCATAACAGAAAAGCTCGGCATGATTATGCAATTCTTCAAACTTTGGAAGCAGGAATTGTTTTAGTTGGTACCGAAGTTAAATCTTGCAGAGAACATAAAGCAAATTTAGTTGATAGTTATGCGAAAATTGATTCTAACGGAGAAGTTTGGCTAATTGGCGCACACATTAACGAATATACACAAGGAAATAGATTTAATCACATTCCAAATAGAGATAGGAAACTTCTTTTAAATTCGAAAGAAATTAGAAAATTAGACCGACAAATAATGGAAAAAGGAAATACGCTTATTGCGTTAAGTTTATATTTCAAAAAAGGAAAAGTAAAAGTTGAGTTAGCAGTTGCAAAAGGTAAAAAGTCTTACGATAAACGTGAAGCAATTGCTAAAAAAGATATGCAGCGCGAAGCTGAAAGAAAAATTAAATTATAA
- a CDS encoding tyrosine--tRNA ligase gives MFLPVKEQLEIIKRGTSEIIPEEELVKKLEKSKNENKPLNIKLGCDPTRPDLHLGHSVVLRKLAQFQKLGHQAILIIGDFTAMIGDPSGRNATRPPLTFEEAQENAKSYWLQAKKILDPEKTKIVNNSDWLGKMSFQDVIKLSSKYTVARMLERDDFTKRFQGGIPISMHELLYPLAQAMDSVAIKSDVELGGTDQKFNLLVGRDIQREYGVEAQIILTMPLLVGTDGTEKMSKSYGNYIGIDDTPQDIYGKTLSIPDELIFTYFELGTDIPANELAEVKNKLSEMNTNPRDIKRKLARKFVEMYHSKEASQNAEAEFDKIFINKGVPDEIPELKLTESNIDIIELIMRAELAPSRGEARRLVTQGGVSIEGNKIDDPKTIIKIENGNVLKVGKRKFIKLFFE, from the coding sequence ATGTTTTTACCAGTAAAAGAACAATTAGAAATTATTAAACGCGGAACTTCAGAAATTATTCCAGAAGAAGAATTAGTTAAAAAACTTGAAAAATCAAAGAATGAAAATAAGCCATTAAATATAAAATTGGGATGCGATCCAACTCGACCAGATTTGCATTTGGGACATTCCGTAGTTTTGAGAAAACTTGCACAATTTCAAAAACTTGGACATCAAGCAATTTTAATAATTGGTGATTTTACCGCGATGATTGGCGATCCTTCCGGAAGAAATGCAACTCGTCCCCCGTTAACTTTTGAAGAAGCTCAAGAAAATGCAAAAAGTTATTGGCTTCAAGCAAAGAAAATTCTTGATCCGGAAAAAACCAAAATTGTTAATAATTCCGATTGGTTGGGAAAAATGAGTTTTCAAGATGTGATAAAATTATCTTCAAAATATACAGTTGCGCGAATGTTGGAAAGAGACGATTTTACAAAAAGATTTCAAGGTGGAATTCCAATAAGTATGCATGAACTTCTTTATCCGCTTGCTCAAGCTATGGATTCTGTTGCAATTAAAAGCGATGTTGAACTTGGCGGAACCGATCAAAAATTTAATCTTTTGGTTGGAAGAGATATTCAAAGAGAATACGGTGTTGAAGCTCAAATAATTTTAACTATGCCGCTTCTAGTTGGAACCGATGGAACAGAAAAAATGAGCAAATCTTATGGAAATTATATTGGAATTGATGATACTCCGCAAGACATTTATGGAAAAACTCTATCCATTCCCGATGAATTAATTTTTACTTATTTTGAACTTGGCACAGATATTCCAGCTAATGAATTGGCCGAAGTAAAAAATAAACTTTCTGAAATGAATACAAATCCGAGAGATATTAAAAGAAAATTAGCACGCAAATTTGTTGAAATGTATCATTCAAAAGAAGCTTCGCAAAATGCAGAAGCAGAGTTTGATAAAATTTTTATTAACAAAGGTGTTCCTGATGAAATTCCGGAATTAAAACTTACTGAATCTAATATTGATATTATCGAATTAATTATGAGAGCAGAACTTGCTCCTTCTCGCGGTGAAGCCAGAAGACTAGTAACTCAAGGCGGAGTTTCAATTGAAGGGAATAAAATTGATGATCCGAAAACTATTATCAAAATTGAAAATGGAAATGTTTTAAAAGTTGGTAAACGTAAATTCATAAAATTATTTTTTGAATAG
- a CDS encoding DUF342 domain-containing protein, giving the protein MSDVNVEKSKSTFQKAKLFVKPLSEELTSKIPPTLQGSKIYLTRLDVPFEQLNVVKKSSILFRYIIDENASDTENEKSDLISEINPDFHDSKSSIEQLGKDYIASEDGLFIIENHRPKIIPISLDGSGDVKISEDTMKVLVDIYPSIDDHPITSLEDIVNKIISLNVTSEINKNLLSEKLEFVKNDKHILKDICVSEGKFPVNGIDGKLENCTANKEKLQNLNCDEFHKTNPIISVKAEELIAIIHQPTNGENGINVFGKNVNPIPGKEVKIKLGSNTKFSDENPNHIISKLDGFLELKEESISITDTFMVNGDIDFKSGNIISKGALKVKGNVNNDFTLNLSKDIEVDGYVGDAILESGKNIIVHGGFLGKGKGILKADGDIEVKFVENQKVFSRGSVTVYKELLNAQVFAKSKITCKGNKAVIVGGQTIAGDAIDIYTLGNSSESETIVEVGFDYLKRNSIIDNKACQAELRKKLEGVDKVLFEFAQMKRLNDQCKEKVKVFVAEHKNLIAEIDKLKEINLKLTNEIYVPTSSKISVTGTIYPGVKIGINGRFFIVKEMMRSKTFVLSADNEVIAI; this is encoded by the coding sequence ATGTCTGATGTAAATGTTGAAAAGTCTAAATCAACTTTTCAAAAAGCAAAACTTTTTGTTAAACCGCTTAGTGAAGAATTAACTTCTAAAATTCCACCAACACTTCAAGGAAGTAAAATTTATTTAACTAGACTTGATGTGCCGTTTGAACAACTCAATGTTGTAAAAAAATCTTCAATACTTTTTAGATACATTATTGATGAAAATGCTTCAGATACTGAAAATGAAAAATCAGATTTAATTTCCGAAATTAATCCAGATTTTCATGACAGTAAATCAAGTATAGAGCAACTTGGGAAAGATTATATCGCATCAGAAGATGGACTTTTTATTATTGAAAATCATCGCCCAAAAATAATTCCCATAAGTTTAGATGGATCCGGTGATGTAAAAATTTCTGAAGATACAATGAAAGTTTTGGTTGATATTTATCCATCAATTGATGATCATCCAATTACTTCTTTAGAAGATATAGTAAATAAAATTATAAGCTTAAACGTAACTTCCGAAATAAACAAAAATTTACTTTCAGAAAAATTAGAATTTGTGAAAAATGATAAACATATTTTAAAGGATATTTGTGTTTCAGAAGGAAAATTTCCGGTAAACGGCATTGATGGCAAATTGGAAAATTGTACAGCTAACAAAGAAAAATTGCAAAATTTAAATTGCGATGAATTTCATAAAACAAATCCAATAATTTCAGTAAAAGCGGAAGAATTAATTGCAATTATTCATCAGCCAACAAATGGTGAAAACGGAATAAATGTTTTCGGTAAAAATGTAAATCCAATTCCCGGTAAAGAAGTAAAAATAAAATTAGGTTCCAATACAAAATTTTCGGATGAAAATCCAAATCATATAATTTCAAAGTTGGATGGATTTCTTGAACTTAAAGAAGAATCAATTTCAATTACAGATACTTTTATGGTAAACGGTGATATTGATTTTAAATCCGGAAATATAATCAGCAAAGGTGCATTAAAAGTTAAAGGAAATGTAAATAATGATTTTACATTGAATTTATCAAAAGATATTGAAGTAGATGGATACGTCGGTGATGCAATTTTAGAATCAGGAAAAAATATTATTGTTCACGGTGGATTTTTAGGAAAAGGTAAAGGTATTCTTAAAGCAGATGGTGATATTGAAGTTAAATTTGTTGAAAATCAAAAAGTATTTTCGCGCGGATCCGTTACAGTTTATAAAGAACTGTTAAATGCTCAAGTTTTTGCAAAATCAAAAATTACTTGCAAAGGAAATAAAGCCGTTATTGTGGGCGGACAAACAATTGCCGGTGATGCAATAGATATTTATACTTTAGGAAATTCAAGTGAATCTGAAACAATTGTGGAAGTTGGTTTTGACTATCTAAAGAGAAATTCCATTATTGATAATAAAGCTTGCCAAGCAGAACTTAGAAAAAAACTAGAAGGAGTTGATAAAGTTTTATTTGAGTTTGCACAAATGAAAAGATTGAATGATCAATGTAAAGAAAAAGTAAAAGTATTTGTTGCAGAACATAAAAATTTAATAGCGGAAATTGATAAATTGAAAGAAATAAATTTAAAGTTAACCAATGAAATTTATGTTCCAACTTCATCTAAAATTTCTGTAACCGGAACAATTTATCCCGGAGTGAAAATTGGAATTAACGGAAGATTTTTTATTGTTAAAGAAATGATGAGATCAAAAACATTTGTTCTTTCAGCTGATAATGAAGTTATTGCAATTTAA
- a CDS encoding class I SAM-dependent methyltransferase has product MSQNFDYINHYKIDAKEFDYFEERTGATEHDERRVHEFILSKIPNNIQNVLDVGCGSAWVAKHFIDKNVKVVSLDLSLENVVKAKNNFPSQKHSQIIADSFHLPFSEKSFDIVIASEIIEHVFNPEEFVNELFSVLKSNGKLIVTTPYKEKLRYYLCIHCNKKTPVHAHIHSFDEKILTNLIKSYEIKNINWETFGNKGLIFLRTYILLKYFPLTLWKFIDLIFNLIKNIPAHIIVEYIKK; this is encoded by the coding sequence ATGAGTCAAAACTTTGATTACATAAATCATTACAAAATTGATGCAAAAGAATTTGATTATTTTGAGGAAAGAACCGGCGCAACGGAACATGACGAAAGAAGAGTTCATGAATTTATACTAAGTAAAATTCCAAATAACATTCAAAATGTTTTAGATGTTGGCTGCGGTTCAGCTTGGGTTGCAAAGCATTTTATTGATAAAAATGTAAAAGTTGTTTCGCTTGATTTGAGTTTAGAAAATGTAGTTAAAGCAAAAAATAATTTCCCATCACAAAAACATTCGCAAATTATAGCAGATTCTTTTCATCTGCCATTTTCAGAAAAAAGTTTTGATATTGTAATTGCTTCGGAAATTATTGAACACGTTTTCAATCCGGAAGAATTTGTAAATGAACTCTTTAGTGTTTTAAAATCAAATGGAAAATTAATAGTTACAACACCATACAAAGAAAAGTTGCGGTATTATTTATGTATTCATTGTAATAAAAAAACTCCGGTTCATGCACATATTCATTCATTTGATGAAAAAATTCTTACCAATCTTATAAAATCTTATGAAATAAAAAATATTAATTGGGAAACTTTTGGCAATAAAGGTTTAATATTTTTGCGCACATATATTTTACTAAAATATTTTCCTTTAACGTTGTGGAAGTTTATTGATTTGATTTTTAATCTAATAAAAAATATTCCGGCTCATATAATTGTTGAATATATTAAGAAATAA